The region tcttataaaaataaaaatgcagAAGACAAcgaattatttaaactaacgaataataaaacaataccGAGTGATGAAGGGAAAAGCGTAAGTTCCTTTTTAAACCAAATTTGGTATAACAAAAATGgcgaaaataatattggtAATGATAACTACAATTCCGATATTGAAAACCGTATATATGAACAGAAAGTGTCTTTTCATAATGctgatataaattatgaacccgaatataatatgcatagcccgtataatatatataacaatttaaaatacaACTATGAAACGATAAGGGATAGTTgtgttataaataataaccaAGCTAATGAaataagcaaaaaaaatgatattaatagaaatgtaaataattgGGAATATATAggaaaagaatataataataaaaactatCCTGAAAATggaattaataataaaaattttaatactaAATATGagtctttatattttcaaaaaccAAATATTGGTAATAcccaaaataatattagtgataataatgatagtATATATGATGACAAAACACAAtgtttacaaaattttaaacatatacatcaattttttacacTCATAAATACGTACGCAACTGAAAACTCGTTAAATGtatatgattatattaataaagaaaatatacaattatatgaattaataTGTTCGAAATATGATAATCAAATGGACAAAAAAAGTTTagaaaacatatttatagcttttatgttaaaaaataaagaaaatcaaaaatCATGTAACATAGatacaaaatatgaaaagcAACCTGGAAGGAAAGTTGGCATTCAAACAGAAAGCGTGTTGGAAAAACGGGAAGAagataaacaaaatgaaaatatccTATCCTATTTAAGAAAAACAAGTAATGACCCAAATTTGGAAAATGAtgatttcttttataacaactattttaattcaaattttttcacATATCCTTACTTGTTTAACGATGATAATAAcagtataaataataataatattcccATTGGAAATgttaacaataataataatatcattAATGTTGGTAATAATACTATTAATTGTATGGGtgacaataatataaacgGAAATTGTCAAAATAATGTTGGGAATACAAAAGAAACATATTTTGGACatgatgatatatttgataatgAACTGAACGACATTTATACTTCTAATGATTATATGGACTTCCATAATTATGATACTTCATTTTTCAGTttggatataaaaaatccTAGAAATAATgacgaaaataaaataaatgataataccATACCTATTTTACAGGATGATgatattaacaaatttatgttatattatgatgataataatgaaagtttaaattaaactactattttcaataatataaaaaataatatatccaGTAATTCAAgtcttttataaatttgaaaaaaaaaatcccCATTACCCCCAATATCGTATATGCCTTATtacatatgtgtatattaatatgtttatttacCTTATACTCTCTCTTTATCTTTCTTATTAACTTGTATTATCCCTATATGGCATACTAAAAATGTTAtgccatttttttctatttttaattattttcatatacatattatattttattaatatagtgttatatatatgtatgaatatataacaaattaaaGAACATTTCATTCTTATTTGTCTAATgtgaatttattttatattagtatattttatatagatacattttaatttgctcagaaaaatatgtacaacTGCTTGTTCATTTTACAGAGTACATGTTTTTTTCCCAATTTTTGGCAATACCTTTGTGTATGCCATACgttagtatatatacatatatatattatgttacgtttgtatttatttttcaaaataattataaaaaaatgttgtgTATAACATCATTTTACGTtaaaatgcaaaaataccaatatattattacatatatgtgtgtgtatGCATATCCTACAATACATATCTATTTAAGTATTTttactaatatatatatatatgtacatatataatattgtttatataatgtttgtaaatattttatgaaaattgcTCTTTTATTTCCTCATGTTTCCTATTTTATACCTCCGGAAATGGAAAATGCCCAATTCCCAAATGAGgcatttttacatttacatgttttctatttttcaaaaaaaattaaacttttttaatgttttaaaaattacataatattattaaacaaatgaaaacgaatatatttttggccacgattaaaaaagtagcaaatttattaaaagggGCCATAAAAAAGGCTATAAAAAAGGTATTAGAAAGGTATTagaaatgtaaaaaaaagtctTTTATTCTTCTTTATTCAAAAAGGATATTTCTATGATATCCTTAGAATAAATAGATTTGCCTGTACTTGTATGAACTATTTTGGCAACAAGATTAAAgtctttattattgtttatatattccaAAAAGCTGATTGAACCAGCTCCATCTTCAAAGCCGAAATAATAAGACTTTGTTCCAATGTATACTTTTCCATTTGGTTTTAGATTggattttataattttgacaATACTagaataattttcttttctatataatatttcattccctataatataatcaaaTGGCATTAATTCTTtcgtttttaatttcttgTTTAACTTATTCCATggtttattaataataaaacattttatgtcttttttgcttattttcatatatttctttttaagtttttttttttttaattttatatctaAATTTATGCTTATATTTGGTAATAATACATCATTAATTACTCTTTTGTTTAACTCTTGAAAAACAACACTCGCTTCATTTTGAAGAGCATTTATTCCAACGAGTCCATGTGCACATCcttgaaaaagaaaagttaatagtatataatatataaaatgatgTTGTAATGTTAGTtaaaattcatatatgAATAACAAAGACTATTTCAATAGTTATAGATTGATACATACATTATATAATCCAAAATAGCATACATACCTAACTCTAaaatgttcatatttttaaagtttATTCCTTCTTTATAAAAGAATCTTAGCATTTCCCATGTACACTCCCATATTGTGTATCCTCCTTcataaacatttttcttaacgacttttttttttttttttaatgaaacATGACAATTTTTAAGAATTAATGGGCTTTCAATGTTTTCACGTTCAGTTGTTTTTTGaaattcttcattttcattcaAATAGTATACTTCGTACATGTTTAGGAAAAGCTggattttgaaaaaataaaatcaaaaaaaaaacttaaaaatggcgataaaacaaaattgattgaaaaatcaaaaaagaaataaaaagtcAATCATGTTTTACATGattcaatattttatatacaaagttataatttttatattttaattttcgtTTATACtgtgtttttaaaaaataaaagcttaaaaaaaattatatgtaaaatagatgaaaatatattatatagaaaattaaaaaaaataaactaacaacgatttataataataataaattaaactaaataaaaataaacacatAAAACTAACAATAAAAggtatttataaaaatattataatttacatTTGACATAACATCTACAATTTATATGCAActcataataaaattagttATCACTTGTTCTAACATATCAcaataaaaagtatatttgttttgaaaaaaaaatatatccatatattttatatgtataacgtcttttttcaaaaaaacgACGGATTATTATCTGCATATTTCCTCCGCATTTCACcctacaaaaaaaaataaataataaggtGGTAtgtttttcaattttaatataaaaaatgaaatataaaaccccgaaaaaatattttataagtaataaaaaaaattaatataactaTTTCATAGATATGGAATATTTTAgcctttttatttaattaaacaatattatatttttgataatatacatttttaagtataaaaaatagattaTGTAACATTGGGggttatatatacacacatatgGGGTTATAgcatcatttttatgttacCTTTAAATTATCAATTATCAGCCATTGATCACTATCTGAATTTGAATTGGATGATATTTGGAATGcagtatttttatttttcatttcttcaTCTCTGCTTTTATGTGTCTTTATGTTTTCATCCTTAAAACGAACAGTCTTTTTAAGAGCATGATTTTTTTCCcctttattaaataagttgatattaaaataacttTTCCTTTGTGGTTTATTTgatttcaaataaatattatcttTATCTTCTAAATTTAATGAGGAggacatatacatattatttagtATATCTAAGgagatattaaaataatagaatAGACTCGTGCATGTGgtaaaaaaggaaagaagcaaaacaataaaaacattCTTTGGCATCTGTAATATAATATCCCACATGAAATATCTTTTACTAATTAAGTTTgacaaattaaaagaaaaaatatatatattaattaaagtTGATTCTAAATTTAGGGGTGCTTTTtgtatacataataataatattggaagtgctaatatttttatagatatattttgaacTATGATATTAAGTAAGACTAATACTGGACTCACATATGTGttcttattataataaaagtatattaaaCTCCCTATTTTAAGTAATATGttaattaatattgttATCATTGCATAACTTTCGTatcgttttttatttgtatataattgaaATATGGCTATTCCTATTAATTTTGATGATctgcaaataaaataaataaattttaaattataaagtatatatatatatatatataaatgaatgaagagacaaaatatataacttttgtatatcaaaaaaatggtaataaatgtatacactattttttcttaCTGTGACACAAGGGGAACATAATTAACCAACGAATTTGGCCaactataatttttaattccaTGGTTTAAAATTGGAAATTTTGTATCTATCGATGAATTGAATAGGatcaaaagaaaaagtattttaagtaaattttcattcaataatattttttttaaaacagcAAGTTGTGATAATAAGTCTACTGTATTTTTGACACTAATACTTCTATTCTcttcttttaatatcaaACTATTCTGTACATCACAAtcatcatttaataaaagtgTTTCTTCGCT is a window of Plasmodium chabaudi chabaudi strain AS genome assembly, chromosome: 5 DNA encoding:
- a CDS encoding methyltransferase, putative; this encodes MYEVYYLNENEEFQKTTERENIESPLILKNCHVSLKKKKKVVKKNVYEGGYTIWECTWEMLRFFYKEGINFKNMNILELGCAHGLVGINALQNEASVVFQELNKRVINDVLLPNISINLDIKLKKKKLKKKYMKISKKDIKCFIINKPWNKLNKKLKTKELMPFDYIIGNEILYRKENYSSIVKIIKSNLKPNGKVYIGTKSYYFGFEDGAGSISFLEYINNNKDFNLVAKIVHTSTGKSIYSKDIIEISFLNKEE